The proteins below come from a single Sorghum bicolor cultivar BTx623 chromosome 4, Sorghum_bicolor_NCBIv3, whole genome shotgun sequence genomic window:
- the LOC8082678 gene encoding endoglucanase 8, translated as MRALSHGSSMRAHVALALAALVLAGDALHPSLAAAGFDYKDALSKTIIFLEAQRSGKLPPNNRVKWRGDSALDDGKLANVDLTGGYYDAGDNVKYGLPLAFTVTTLAWTVLAFKPELEQTKELEHVHEAIRWGTDYLLKCAARKNKLWVQVGDPNLDHQCWVRPENMKAPRTLYEIDEKTPGTEIAAETAAAFAASSMVFRNDKKYSRALLNKAKLLFLFAKAHQGSYDGECPFYCSYSGYNDELLWAATWLYLATKRQVYADFITHEAISSSVAEFSWDLKFPGAQVLLAEFNMTSGGGAQNFKVQADNFVCAVLPDTPFHQVFITPGGVIHLRDGANTQYVTSTSFLFVVYSDLLLRTGQSVMCGNQPVAPARLREFARQQMDYLLGANPRHSSYVVGFGANSPTQPHHRGASTPVLPPGTDVNCGLSFGEWMAPDRPNPNELTGAIVGGPDKNDGFVDKRGNSSYTEPCTYINSLAIGPLAALAVRGAQLVATH; from the exons ATGCGCGCACTGAGCCACGGCAGCAGCATGCGCGCCCACGTCGCCCTGGCCCTCGCGGCGCTGGTGCTGGCCGGCGACGCCCTGCACCCGTCGCTGGCCGCCGCCGGCTTCGACTACAAGGATGCCCTCAGCAAGACCATCATATTCCTCGAGGCGCAGCGCTCCGGGAAGCTGCCGCCCAACAACCGCGTCAAGTGGCGCGGCGACTCCGCGCTCGACGACGGCAAGCTCGCCAAT GTGGATCTCACCGGCGGGTACTACGACGCCGGCGACAACGTCAAGTACGGGCTGCCGCTGGCGTTCACGGTGACCACGCTCGCATGGACGGTGCTGGCGTTCAAGCCCGAGCTGGAGCAGACCAAGGAGCTGGAGCACGTGCACGAGGCCATCAGGTGGGGCACCGACTACCTGCTCAAATGCGCCGCCAGGAAGAACAAGCTGTGGGTGCAG GTCGGCGACCCCAACTTGGACCACCAGTGCTGGGTGCGGCCGGAGAACATGAAGGCGCCGCGGACGCTGTACGAGATCGACGAGAAGACGCCCGGGACGGAGATCGCCGCCGAGACGGCCGCCGCCTTCGCCGCCTCCTCCATGGTGTTCCGCAACGACAAGAAGTACTCGCGCGCGCTCCTCAACAAGGCCAAGCTG CTGTTCCTGTTCGCCAAGGCTCACCAGGGCAGCTACGACGGCGAGTGCCCCTTCTACTGCTCCTACTCGGGCTACAAC GACGAGCTGCTGTGGGCTGCGACGTGGCTTTACCTGGCGACGAAGCGTCAGGTGTACGCGGACTTCATCACCCACGAGGCCATCTCGTCGAGCGTGGCCGAATTCAGCTGGGACCTCAAGTTCCCCGGCGCGCAGGTGCTCCTGGCCGAGTTCAACATGAcgtccggcggcggcgcgcagaACTTCAAGGTGCAGGCGGACAACTTCGTGTGCGCGGTGCTCCCGGACACGCCGTTCCACCAGGTGTTCATCACCCCGGGCGGCGTGATCCACCTCCGGGACGGCGCCAACACGCAGTACGTGACGAGCACGTCGTTCCTGTTCGTGGTCTACTCCGACCTGCTGCTGCGGACGGGGCAGTCGGTGATGTGCGGGAACCAGCCCGTGGCGCCGGCGCGGCTGCGGGAGTTCGCGCGGCAGCAGATGGACTACCTGCTGGGCGCCAACCCGCGGCACAGCTCCTACGTCGTGGGCTTCGGCGCCAACTCGCCCACGCAGCCGCACCACCGCGGGGCGTCGACGCCCGTGCTGCCACCCGGCACCGACGTCAACTGCGGGCTCAGCTTCGGGGAGTGGATGGCGCCCGACAGGCCCAACCCCAACGAGCTCACCGGCGCCATCGTCGGCGGGCCCGACAAGAACGACGGCTTCGTGGACAAGCGCGGCAACTCCTCCTACACCGAGCCATGCACCTACATCAACTCGCTCGCAATCGGCCCGCTCGCCGCGCTCGCCGTCCGCGGCGCGCAGCTCGTCGCAACGCACTGA
- the LOC8082681 gene encoding subtilisin-like protease SBT1.4 yields the protein MAGLAGVVCLLLAASAVTAAAAAAEAESLSSYIVHVAAEHAPRSTRPRLLSRSYTSFLHDNLPAHMLRPAPQVFYAYAHAATGFAARLTERQAAHLASQRPVLAVVPDETMQPHTTLTPSFLGLSPSSGLLPRSNGAADVVIGVIDSGIYPMDRPSFAADASLPLPPSKFRGTCVSTPSFNGSAYCNNKLVGARFFYEGMKQRMGVAAFSEAEESLSPLDTNGHGSHTASTAAGSAGVDASFFNYGKGKAIGVAPGARIAAYKACWKHGCSGSDILMAFEAAIADGVDVISVSLGASKPKPKEFYVDGIARGSFSAVRNGITVSVSSGNFGPGEFTTVNVAPWFLTVGASTINRRFPASVVLGNGETFTGTSIYAGAPLGKAKIPLVYGQDEGFGEQALTTAHILPATAVKFADAERIKKYIRSNTSPSPPVATIEFHGTVVGRTHSSSRMASFSSRGPNLLAPEILKPDVTAPGVDILAAWTGENSPSQLDSDPRRVKYNIISGTSMSCPHVSGIAALLRQARPEWSPAAIKSALMTTAYNVDSAGDIIKDMSTGKASTPFVRGAGHVDPNRAVDPGLVYDAGADAYFSFLCAIGYTAEQIAVFRTKDDPVVDCSTRTASVGDHNYPAFSVVLNSTRDAVTQRRVVRNVGSSARATYRASFTSPAGVRVTVNPRKLRFSVTQKTQEYEITFAARGVVSVTEKYTFGSIVWSDGKHKVASPIAITWPATVRQVAAM from the coding sequence ATGGCCGGGCTAGCCGGCGTGGTGTGCCTTCTCCTCGCTGCCAGTGCTGtcaccgcggcggcggcggcggccgaggcGGAGTCCCTGTCCTCCTACATCGTGCACGTCGCGGCAGAGCACGCGCCACGGTCGACGCGTCCGCGCTTGCTCTCCCGCTCATACACCTCTTTCCTGCACGACAACCTGCCGGCGCACATGCTGCGCCCGGCGCCGCAGGTGTTCTACGCGTACGCGCACGCCGCGACGGGCTTCGCGGCGCGGCTCACGGAGCGCCAGGCAGCGCACCTCGCGTCCCAGCGCCCCGTCCTCGCCGTCGTCCCTGACGAGACGATGCAGCCGCACACCACGCTGACGCCGTCCTTCCTCGGTCTCTCGCCGTCGTCGGGGCTCCTCCCGAGGTCCAATGGCGCCGCGGACGTCGTCATAGGCGTCATCGACAGCGGCATCTACCCCATGGACCGCCCGTCATTCGCCGCGGACGcgtcgctgccgctgccgcccagCAAGTTCCGGGGTACCTGCGTCTCCACGCCGTCCTTCAACGGCTCCGCGTACTGCAACAACAAGCTCGTCGGCGCCAGATTCTTCTACGAGGGCATGAAGCAGCGCATGGGCGTCGCCGCCTTTAGTGAAGCGGAGGAGTCCTTGTCGCCGCTGGACACCAATGGCCACGGCTCGCACACTGCCTCCACCGCTGCCGGCTCTGCCGGAGTGGACGCTTCCTTCTTCAACTACGGCAAGGGAAAGGCCATCGGCGTGGCTCCGGGCGCGCGCATTGCCGCCTACAAAGCATGCTGGAAGCACGGATGCTCGGGCTCCGACATCCTCATGGCGTTTGAGGCGGCCATCGCTGACGGGGTCGATGTCATCTCCGTCTCGCTCGGCGCCTCCAAGCCCAAGCCGAAAGAGTTCTACGTAGATGGCATCGCCAGAGGTTCGTTCAGCGCCGTCCGCAACGGCATCACCGTCTCTGTATCTTCGGGAAACTTCGGCCCAGGAGAGTTCACCACCGTCAACGTCGCGCCCTGGTTCTTGACGGTTGGCGCGTCAACCATCAACCGCCGGTTCCCAGCGAGCGTCGTCCTCGGCAACGGCGAGACATTCACCGGCACTTCGATCTACGCCGGCGCGCCGCTTGGCAAAGCCAAGATACCGCTAGTGTACGGTCAGGACGAAGGGTTTGGCGAGCAGGCCCTGACTACTGCCCACATCCTCCCTGCAACAGCCGTCAAGTTTGCCGACGCCGAGAGAATCAAGAAGTACATAAGATCGAATACGTCACCCTCACCCCCTGTCGCGACGATCGAGTTCCATGGCACCGTCGTCGGCCGGACGCATTCGTCATCAAGAATGGCGTCGTTTTCGAGCAGGGGCCCGAACCTCTTGGCGCCGGAGATCCTCAAGCCGGACGTGACCGCCCCTGGTGTCGACATCCTAGCCGCGTGGACCGGCGAGAACTCGCCGTCGCAGCTCGACAGCGACCCGAGGCGGGTGAAGTACAACATCATCTCCGGCACGTCCATGTCGTGCCCTCACGTGAGCGGCATCGCCGCGCTGCTCCGGCAGGCTAGGCCGGAATGGAGCCCCGCCGCGATCAAGTCCGCGCTGATGACCACCGCGTACAACGTCGACAGCGCCGGGGATATCATCAAGGACATGTCGACTGGCAAGGCGTCGACGCCGTTCGTGCGCGGGGCCGGCCACGTGGACCCGAACCGCGCGGTCGACCCGGGCCTCGTGTACGACGCCGGCGCCGACGCCTACTTCTCCTTCCTGTGCGCGATCGGTTACACCGCCGAGCAGATCGCCGTGTTCAGGACGAAAGACGACCCGGTGGTGGACTGTTCGACGCGCACGGCCTCCGTCGGCGACCACAACTACCCGGCCTTCTCCGTGGTACTCAACTCTACCAGGGACGCCGTCACGCAGCGCCGCGTCGTGCGCAACGTCGGGAGCAGCGCCAGGGCCACGTACAGGGCCAGCTTCACCAGCCCGGCCGGCGTGCGCGTGACGGTGAACCCACGGAAGCTACGGTTCAGCGTGACGCAGAAGACGCAAGAGTACGAGATCACCTTCGCGGCGCGAGGCGTGGTTAGCGTGACCGAAAAGTACACGTTCGGGTCCATCGTGTGGAGCGACGGCAAGCATAAGGTGGCCAGCCCCATCGCCATCACCTGGCCAGCGACGGTGAGACAAGTGGCGGCGATGTGA
- the LOC8082679 gene encoding uncharacterized protein LOC8082679, whose protein sequence is MSIALESGRGLGGAPRFGRVARCGYAASPPASAGRGGSSSAGRDSDSPAAAAQWEWDGEEVEGGDGEVQSSYKGSPFETMDALQEALPFRKGVCKFYNGKSGSLAKLQDSVIPSLLKDLPKPETPSPRKRKGLLPFSFKWGKPQNKEVFLEDDAIRSPTNCRRMTISPVATSSSGSNSGSDDEHNHSQKLSSRRPHRRPSNAMGVFASPPAPRPPQQFSALMRSQSMLDLQDVTDSTAMVTPRDKRMKN, encoded by the exons ATGTCGATCGCACTGGAGAGCGGGCGCGGGCTGGGCGGCGCCCCTCGGTTCGGCCGCGTCGCCCGCTGCGGCTACGCGGCTTCGCCGCCGGCGTCGGCCGGGCGTGGCGGCTCGTCTTCGGCGGGGCGGGACAGCGACagccccgcggcggcggcgcagtgGGAGTGGGAcggcgaggaggtcgagggcggcgacggcgaggtgcAGAGCTCGTACAAGGGCTCCCCCTTCGAGACCATGGACGCGCTCCAGGAGGCCCTGCCCTTCAG GAAAGGGGTATGCAAGTTCTACAATGGAAAGTCTGGATCTCTTGCAAAGCTTCAAGATTCTGTAATACCTTCTCTGCTGAAAGACCTTCCAAAGCCAGAAACACCATCCCCTAGGAAGCGCAAAGGTCTTCTTCCGTTCAGTTTCAAATGGGGCAAACCGCAGAATAAAGAGGTATTCCTCGAAGATGATGCAATCAGGAGCCCCACAAACTGCAGGAGGATGACTATATCGCCTGTTGCCACAAGCAGCTCAGGAAGCAACAGTGGCAGCGATGACGAACATAACCACTCCCAGAAGCTGTCTTCCCGTCGCCCACACAGAAGGCCCAGCAATGCCATGGGTGTTTTTGCTTCTCCGCCTGCACCTCGTCCACCCCAGCAGTTCTCAGCTCTCATGAGATCTCAGTCAATGCTTGATCTGCAGGATGTGACAGACTCAACCGCCATGGTCACTCCCAGGGACAAGCGCATGAAGAATTAG
- the LOC8082677 gene encoding fatty-acid-binding protein 2, which yields MKDWSIFSKLDHNGAYLPKFPIDSPVSHDIGLGLISQVGNLVECSFQHPRHICATGSGAVQEAFSSFNKFAGAFYFWFSRASNPKLFQRLSAAAGSSSRACRSHIKQVTSCLQHLPGLQFGSQLREEHAVQMLLARLASATFGRLWTEVEERHACNILMLAAATVIPPFENISPKMLAESMALRKDGGHIQEPAEQSYSEENRPGCACVAVPRVLLPEDLTEPKTGIKFPTLLEDNSNLTTEVLVGMGFRSMRIMRVKNLNLYAFGLYIQPDSVCKKLGPKYACIPDAELKDHPDFYEDLLRENIDMTVRLVVSYNGLSIGTVRDAFEKSLGFRLQKMNPNTDYNCLKTFGSCFSEDIRIPAGTKIDFRQTSDGQLITEIDGKQIGTVQSKDLCRAFFDMYIGDPPVSVETKQDIAQNVAGLIRRC from the exons ATGAAAGACTGGTCTATTTTCTCCAAACTTGATCATAACGGAGCTTACCTCCCGAAGTTCCCAATAGACTCTCCAGTATCTCATGATATTGGGTTAGGATTGATATCACAAGTTGGGAACTTAGTTGAGTGTTCATTTCAACATCCAAGGCATATATGTGCTACGGGGAGTGGAGCAGTTCAGGAAGCATTCAGCAGTTTCAACAAGTTTGCTGGAGCTTTCTATTTCTGGTTTTCTAGAGCATCGAATCCTAAGTTATTCCAAAGGCTATCAGCTGCCGCAGGCTCAAGTTCAAGAGCTTGCCGGTCACACATAAAGCAAGTGACCTCATGCTTGCAGCATTTACCTGGATTGCAGTTTGGTTCACAATTAAGAGAAGAGCACGCTGTACAGATGCTTTTAGCGAGGCTTGCAAGCGCAACCTTTGGACGCCTGTGGACGGAGGTGGAGGAGCGACATGCCTGCAACATCCTTATGCTGGCTGCTGCTACTGTAATACCACCATTTGAAAACAT ATCGCCAAAGATGCTGGCTGAGTCAATGGCACTAAGAAAAGATGGTGGACACATCCAAGAACCTGCTGAACAGTCTTATTCAGAGGAAAACCGTCCAGGTTGTGCTTGTGTTGCTGTACCAAGAGTACTCTTACCAGAAGATTTAACGGAACCAAAAACTGGCATCAAGTTCCCCACTCTACTCGAAGACAATTCCAATCTGACTACAGAG GTCCTTGTTGGAATGGGTTTCAGAAGCATGCGAATAATGAGGGTCAAAAATCTGAATCTTTATGCCTTTGGATTAT ATATACAACCTGATTCTGTTTGCAAGAAGCTTGGTCCAAAGTACGCCTGTATTCCAGATGCTGAGTTGAAGGATCACCCAGATTTCTATGAAGATCTTCTGAG GGAAAATATTGATATGACTGTTAGGCTAGTAGTAAGCTACAATGGCCTCAGCATTGGCACAGTTCGAGA TGCATTTGAGAAGTCTCTTGGCTTCCGGTTACAAAAG ATGAATCCTAATACTGATTATAATTGCTTGAAGACATTTGGTTCTTGTTTTAGTGAAGACATTCGTATACCTGCT GGTACAAAGATAGACTTCCGGCAAACATCTGATGGCCAGCTAATAACTGAAA TTGATGGCAAACAAATTGGCACTGTCCAGAGCAAGGATCTTTGCA GAGCCTTCTTCGATATGTATATTGGTGACCCCCCTGTTTCAGTGGAGACCAAACAAGACATTGCGCAAAATGTGGCTGGACTCATAAGAAGATGCTAG
- the LOC8082676 gene encoding UMP-CMP kinase 3, giving the protein MGTVVDAAPAVVAEEVTENMLGGKKVTVVFVLGGPGSGKGTQCANIVEHFGFTHLSAGDLLRAEIKSGSENGTMIENMIKEGKIVPSEVTIKLLQEAMIKNENDKFLIDGFPRNEENRAAFENVTKISPAFVLFFDCSEEEMERRLLGRNQGRVDDNIETIKKRFKTFVESSLPVIEHYNSRDKVKKIDAAKPIPEVFEDVKAIFAPFSSKAE; this is encoded by the exons ATGGGCACAGTTGTGGATGCCGCTCCAGCTGTTGTGGCTGAGGAG GTCACTGAGAACATGTTGGGTGGCAAGAAAGTTACAGTTGTATTTGTTCTAG GTGGTCCTGGAAGTGGAAAGGGCACACAATGTGCCAACATTGTGGAGCACTTTGGATTCACCCATCTTAGTGCTGGAGATCTTTTGCGTGCAGAAATTAAATCTGGCTCTGAGAACGG AACCATGATCGAGAACATGATAAAGGAGGGAAAGATTGTTCCATCGGAGGTGACTATAAAGCTGTTGCAGGAGGCAATGATAAAAAATGAAAATGACAAATTCCTGATTGATGGATTTCCAAGGAACGAGGAGAATCGTGCAGCGTTTGAGAATGTT ACCAAAATTTCTCCTGCGTTTGTGCTATTCTTTGACTGTTCTGAGGAAGAGATGGAGAGACGTCTCTTGGGCCGCAATCAG GGAAGAGTTGATGATAACATTGAAACTATCAAAAAAAGGTTTAAAACCTTTGTTGAATCAAGTCTGCCTGTCATTGAGCATTACAACTCAAGGGACAAGGTTAAAAAG ATTGATGCTGCAAAACCAATTCCTGAGGTGTTTGAAGACGTCAAAGCCATTTTTGCCCCATTTTCTTCAAAG GCTGAATAG